One genomic region from Streptomyces sp. NBC_01431 encodes:
- a CDS encoding NUDIX hydrolase translates to MNKELRVAAYAVCVRETAGVQEILLARWVGRDGAKRWTLPGGGMDHGEDPIDTVVREADEETGYAVEPVRLLGIDSINRRYPRKLGMFADFQGLRIVYEGRITGGELRHETNGSTDLAAWHPLAEVTALDRVELVDTGVELWRSRPLLGRVSVPRG, encoded by the coding sequence ATGAACAAGGAGTTGCGGGTGGCGGCCTACGCCGTATGCGTACGGGAAACGGCCGGTGTGCAGGAGATCCTGCTGGCCCGCTGGGTCGGCAGGGACGGCGCCAAGCGGTGGACGCTGCCGGGCGGCGGCATGGACCACGGCGAGGACCCCATCGACACGGTGGTGCGCGAGGCCGACGAGGAGACCGGGTACGCCGTCGAGCCGGTCCGGCTGCTCGGCATCGACTCGATCAACCGCCGCTACCCGCGCAAACTGGGCATGTTCGCCGACTTCCAGGGTCTGCGCATCGTGTACGAGGGCCGGATCACCGGCGGTGAACTGCGCCACGAGACCAACGGCTCCACCGACCTGGCCGCCTGGCACCCCCTCGCCGAGGTGACCGCGCTCGACCGGGTCGAACTCGTCGACACCGGCGTGGAGTTGTGGCGTTCCCGGCCGCTGCTGGGCCGGGTGTCGGTTCCCCGAGGCTGA